The sequence AACCATAAACATATGGAACCGCACAAAACCACTCCCGGTTAGCGGTGCGATGAGGTGAGTGATGCTTAGTAGGCCTCGTAGGGCATACAGTGCCGTGTGTAGCGCATGTGATTAAACGATTTATAGTCCCTAACCGTCCGCCTTCGCGGTTGCTTTAGGCAGGAGTTAGCACCTTGCCATGTGGTAGGTTGCCAGCGATTCACAGAGCCTGATCTCTCCTCGCTTCTTTATAAATCAATTGACGTCGGTATGAAATGATTGACGTCTGGCAATTGACTTGATACCGCAAGTATACTAGCCAAAGCGCGCCAATCCAAACACAGACCCTATTTTCTGACCGTTGCCTTATTTTTTTTGACTTCGTTGGCAAGTAAGGTTTATTTAATCGGGCGGATATTTACTTTTGTGGCGAAGACACCCCCCCGATGAACCAAACCTACCGTTACAACCGTGAAAATGCTACCCGAGTAGCCGGAACTACAACTGTGAAGGATGCAATCGGGCAGTTGCTGAAAGCGTATCAACTTCAGACTCGCTTCAACGAAACGTACCTCGAAGCCTTCTGGGGACGTATGATGGGGCCAACGATTGCATCGCGAACAAACCGTCTCTACGTTAGGGATCGGAAATTACATATCGAGATCGCTTCAGCTCCACTGCGTAATGAACTCGTCAATGCCAAGCAGAAACTGATTCAACTTGTAAATAAAGATATGGGTACCGATGTTATCGAGGACGTTATATTTATCTGAATAAGTTAGATTTTAAAACCGAAAAAGGCATTACTGGTCAGTAATGCCTTTTTCGGTTTTAAAATCCCGTAGACTCCTTACGATAATGAGTTGGCAAATTCATGCATTGTACTGAACTCGCCTTGTGGCTTTAAATAGCGAAGTAGTGCCTCAACCCGGTCAAGTAACTCCTCTCGGGAATGACGCCGAACGTAAGCCGGGATTTTTTCATAGCCCGACAGGTCCGTAAACTCCCAGGGGTGAACGTATAAATTCAGAAAGCCATCGGCTTGAAGCGTTTGCCTGCATAGTTGTTTGTAATAAGCAAACGGAAAGTTTTTTAGACTTAACCAGAAAAGTGGCAACCGTAGGGTAGGCGTAACGGATGCCGGAATCTGCCAGACACCCGCTTCCCGGAAGGGATGACGTGGTTCGCCCCAGTGGTTATAGCGGCCAGGGAGCCAGGTCGGATGCAACGATGAATTATACTGATAGCCTGCCTGCTCAACATCGTTGGGGTCGACAAAACCCATGCGCGCACGCCGGAAGCCGGTTACCGGACGATTAAGTAATTTCTCCAGCGCTAATCTGGATGTAAGCAAATCTGCCGGTTCGAAAGTCGTATGGAAATAGCCGTGCGACGCAATTTCGTGCTTACCAGCAAGCTGCCAGACTAATTCGGGTTCATGAAGGGCATAATTAGCCGTAGTGAAAAGCGTGGTACGAGCCTCAACTGCGTCAAAGCGTTCGGCCAGCAAACGCAGCCCCCGCGTTGAAACGGCCACTTGCTCACTCAGTGGAATATTGTGACCGAACTCTACCGCAGTATCAAACTCTTCTACATCAACGGTGAATAATATATGCCTCCCAGGGGGTGTTGCTCTTTGGTTGGGGCTTCCCATGTTGTAACGGTCTCCTCAATGTCGCTTGTGTCGCCGATGATATAAGCCGGGCGTTGTTTTACTTCCACAAACGTTTTTCCCAAATATACGCCGATGATCCCGATTATGATGAATTGAACACCGCCGATGAGCAGCATCAACAGGACTAAAGTAGTCCAGCCGGAAACGGTAGCATTGGTGAAATACTTTTCATAGAGAACTTCCGCTCCGAATAAACTGGCAAACATGAACATGCCAAAGCCAAGCAAAACGGACAGATACAACGGCTTGGTAGAGAACGAGGTGATACCCATGGCAGCCAGGTGCATCATCTTGCGAAATGAGTATTTAGAACGGCCTGCGTAGCGAGCGGCTGGCTGATAGAGAATCCGGCATTGGCGGAAACCTACCCACGAAATCGCCCCGCGGAGGAACAGATCATTCTCCTTGAATGCCTTGAGCGTGTCGATAACTTTGCGGTCGAGTAACCGGAAGTCAGCGGCACCATCTTCAATTTTAAGGCCTGAAATATTTCTCAGCAGGCTATAAAACTTTTTTGATGTAGTACGCTTAAACCACGATAGTTTCGGGTCTGGCTGCCGAACCGTATAAACGACCTCGAAGCCTTCACGCCATTTACTGATCAGCGTAGGAATGAGTTCGGGAGGATGCTGGAGGTCTGCATCGAGACAGATTACCGCCTGACCTCTGGCATTTTCATAACCAGCACGAAGGGCCATCTGATGACCAAAGTTGCGGGAAAAAGAAAGAAACCGTACTACCGGATACTCTTTGCTTAACTGCCGAAGCACAAAGCGAGTCTGGTCAGAACTACCATCGTCTACGATCAGTATTTCATAAGAACGATATGGCTCCATAACGGCCATGAGCCGATGTACTAAAACGGGTAAGTTCTCTTCCTCGTTATAGGCTGGTACGACTATACTAATCATACCTTCAGATGATTTCATTGTATCTTCGTGGATTGAGAAACCGTTACGGACGGTTTCTTTAAATTTTCTGCTAAAGTAAGTATTAATACTTAATATTTTGCCAACAGATGAATTAAAGTTGTTTTAAAAGTTGCCTTTATCGGCAAATATTTATTAAAAGAGCACTTCTCTATAGACTATATGAATACTTTGCCAAAGCAGAATTTACAAGGGCGAAACAGTCAACTTGTTGAACAAGAGGAACAAAGGCGTGATTTAGGATTCGGAACAAAGCTGGGCGATACCTATTCTCGATTAATCAATAAAGATGGTAGTTTTAATATATTTCGTAAGAACGGAACATTTTGGGATCAGCTAAATCTCTATAATCGACTGATTACAATCAAATGGTTTCCTTTTTTGGGACTGGTATTGGTATTTTATCTCATTGCGAATGGCTTTTTTGCCGTAGTATATATGCTGGCTGGTGCTGAGAATCTTCAAAGTACCTCGGACCAGTCATTTTACGGACCTTTCTGGAAAGCTTTTTTCTTTAGTTCTCAAACGCTTACAACCGTAGGATACGGACATATTGCTCCCACTAGCTTTCTGACTAGTATTATTGCCGCTTTCGAGTCAATGATGGGATTGCTGTCGTTTGCTTTGGTAACGGGACTCCTGTACGGCCGGTTTTCGCGACCATCTGCTCATATTAGATTTTCCCAACGTTCGGTGTTTGCGCCTTATCTGGATGTAAATGCCTGGATGTTCCGGATCATCAATGCACGATCACACCAACTGATCGATGTGGTGGTTGAAGTAACCATGTCGCGGATGGAAACTAAGGCGGATGGAACAAAGCACCGTAATTATTATTCCTTAAGTCTGGAACGGAAGAAAGTAACGTTTTTTCCAACTAACTGGACCCTGGTCCATGCTATTACGAATAAAAGCCCATTACATGGCTGTACGCCCGAAGACCTTGCCGAATCTGACACTGAATTCTTAATTTTGCTCCAGGCAATGGATGATACATTCTCACAGGTAGTTCATCGACGCTATTCGTATCGGTATGATGAAGTTCTTTGGGGCCACAAATTTCGTCCCATGTTTGATAGCGGCCAAAGCGGTATTGTTAATCTCGATCTTGAGAAACTGGATGATACTGAAGAAGTTGAGCTTAACTAGTTCTCATCTCAAGGTAGTTTAGTTGCTCATAATGTAATGAAAGGCAAGCCTACTTTGTGAACCATAAATTGTAAACCAAATTGATTTTCCCTCCATTTCTGCGCCCTGGCGATACAGTCGGAGTAGTAGCTCCAGCCAGTTGGTTTCCATATGAAGAGTTAGCTGATGGATTGCGTATACTGCGTAACGACTGGAAACTAAATGTACTGGAAGGCGATAGCCTGCACGCCATTGATGGTCCATTTGCCGGTTCCGATGATCTTCGTCGGGCGGATCTGCAACGCCTTTTTGATGATCCATCCGTAAAAGCCGTCTTTGCGGCTCGAGGGGGCTACGGATGCTACCGAATTGTAGACCAATTAGATCTGACCTGCTTACACGAGAACCCCAAATGGCTCGTCGGCTTTAGCGATATAACCGTTTTATTAAGTCTGTTCTATAAGCATGGAATTCAGAGCTTACACGGGTTGATGCCCCGCCAATTTGGATACCCAGATCGGTCTCAATCGCTTGAATCTGTGAGACAATGGCTATTTGGCGAGATACCAGCGCACTATGCTGTGCCTGCCCATTCGCTTAACCGGGTAGGTGAGGCAAAGGGGCCGCTGGTTGGTGGCAATCTAACTATTCTTGTTAACTCGCTGTGTACATCTACGGATATCGATTTTTCAGGATCGATTCTGTTTATTGAGGACATAGACGAAACACTTTTCTCGCTCGATCGTATGATGACTCAACTTCGTCGGGCAGGGAAATTGGCGAATTTGGCGGGATTAGTAGTAGGGCAATTTTCCGATATGCGCCTTAATC comes from Spirosoma aureum and encodes:
- a CDS encoding DUF721 domain-containing protein, encoding MNQTYRYNRENATRVAGTTTVKDAIGQLLKAYQLQTRFNETYLEAFWGRMMGPTIASRTNRLYVRDRKLHIEIASAPLRNELVNAKQKLIQLVNKDMGTDVIEDVIFI
- a CDS encoding polysaccharide deacetylase family protein, with protein sequence MGSPNQRATPPGRHILFTVDVEEFDTAVEFGHNIPLSEQVAVSTRGLRLLAERFDAVEARTTLFTTANYALHEPELVWQLAGKHEIASHGYFHTTFEPADLLTSRLALEKLLNRPVTGFRRARMGFVDPNDVEQAGYQYNSSLHPTWLPGRYNHWGEPRHPFREAGVWQIPASVTPTLRLPLFWLSLKNFPFAYYKQLCRQTLQADGFLNLYVHPWEFTDLSGYEKIPAYVRRHSREELLDRVEALLRYLKPQGEFSTMHEFANSLS
- a CDS encoding glycosyltransferase family 2 protein; its protein translation is MKSSEGMISIVVPAYNEEENLPVLVHRLMAVMEPYRSYEILIVDDGSSDQTRFVLRQLSKEYPVVRFLSFSRNFGHQMALRAGYENARGQAVICLDADLQHPPELIPTLISKWREGFEVVYTVRQPDPKLSWFKRTTSKKFYSLLRNISGLKIEDGAADFRLLDRKVIDTLKAFKENDLFLRGAISWVGFRQCRILYQPAARYAGRSKYSFRKMMHLAAMGITSFSTKPLYLSVLLGFGMFMFASLFGAEVLYEKYFTNATVSGWTTLVLLMLLIGGVQFIIIGIIGVYLGKTFVEVKQRPAYIIGDTSDIEETVTTWEAPTKEQHPLGGIYYSPLM
- a CDS encoding ion channel; translated protein: MNTLPKQNLQGRNSQLVEQEEQRRDLGFGTKLGDTYSRLINKDGSFNIFRKNGTFWDQLNLYNRLITIKWFPFLGLVLVFYLIANGFFAVVYMLAGAENLQSTSDQSFYGPFWKAFFFSSQTLTTVGYGHIAPTSFLTSIIAAFESMMGLLSFALVTGLLYGRFSRPSAHIRFSQRSVFAPYLDVNAWMFRIINARSHQLIDVVVEVTMSRMETKADGTKHRNYYSLSLERKKVTFFPTNWTLVHAITNKSPLHGCTPEDLAESDTEFLILLQAMDDTFSQVVHRRYSYRYDEVLWGHKFRPMFDSGQSGIVNLDLEKLDDTEEVELN
- a CDS encoding S66 peptidase family protein, with product MIFPPFLRPGDTVGVVAPASWFPYEELADGLRILRNDWKLNVLEGDSLHAIDGPFAGSDDLRRADLQRLFDDPSVKAVFAARGGYGCYRIVDQLDLTCLHENPKWLVGFSDITVLLSLFYKHGIQSLHGLMPRQFGYPDRSQSLESVRQWLFGEIPAHYAVPAHSLNRVGEAKGPLVGGNLTILVNSLCTSTDIDFSGSILFIEDIDETLFSLDRMMTQLRRAGKLANLAGLVVGQFSDMRLNPSLPFGKDAFSIIADSVSEYNYPIIFDFPAGHVTYNLALPIGRTVVMKIDSEKGELLF